A genomic segment from Helicobacter sp. NHP19-012 encodes:
- a CDS encoding methyl-accepting chemotaxis protein, which translates to MVLELIKENQQLTSDGNHMIERTTVNIQNVVSTMKNNVSLVDTLSAQSDSISSITQTIKDIADQINLLALNAAIEAARAGEHGRGFAVVADEVRKLAERTGKSVTEIAAIIGSIREITAQVVDSISTGADEAEKTAELSYETRDLIEKIKAASDRVAQGMGLML; encoded by the coding sequence ATGGTCTTAGAATTAATTAAGGAAAACCAACAGCTCACCAGTGATGGCAACCACATGATCGAAAGAACCACCGTCAATATCCAAAATGTCGTTAGCACCATGAAAAACAATGTTTCCCTAGTCGACACGCTCAGCGCACAATCTGATTCGATCTCAAGCATCACCCAAACCATTAAAGACATTGCCGATCAGATCAACCTATTAGCCCTCAATGCCGCTATTGAAGCTGCACGGGCAGGTGAGCATGGGCGCGGCTTTGCGGTGGTGGCTGATGAAGTGAGAAAGCTAGCTGAACGCACCGGCAAATCTGTTACAGAGATTGCAGCGATCATTGGCTCGATTAGAGAGATTACAGCCCAAGTCGTGGATAGCATTAGCACCGGTGCCGATGAAGCAGAAAAAACCGCTGAACTCTCCTATGAAACCCGAGATTTGATAGAGAAAATTAAAGCCGCTAGCGATCGCGTGGCGCAGGGCATGGGTTTAATGCTATAA
- a CDS encoding Gfo/Idh/MocA family protein, with amino-acid sequence MLFGIIGVGGFIAPKHLKAIYETGHILDCATDVHDSVGVLDRYYLDCEFFTSLEDLHQYLQDCKVAGKFLDFMVICTPNYLHFEHIEFALNHGINVICEKPLVLDPSELDEIRNLETKYNKRVFNIMQLRLHPNVIDLKKSVQATLVDDPDKIYNISLTYLILRGKWYFNSWKGDEERSGGLALNLCIHFLDILLDIFGEVVDFAVHVHEHDCIGGVLNLKHAHVSWFLSINPAKLGLHRDNSYRALVLEGQEISFGHGLEKENLYIKSYQEIISGNRLGLEDVRPALELADDIRHANLANSDEECHPLCHKAACNHHN; translated from the coding sequence ATGCTGTTTGGGATCATTGGGGTGGGGGGTTTCATTGCGCCCAAGCACCTGAAGGCTATCTATGAAACCGGGCATATCTTAGATTGCGCCACGGATGTCCACGACAGCGTAGGGGTTTTGGATCGATACTACTTAGACTGTGAGTTTTTCACAAGCCTAGAAGACCTGCACCAATACTTACAGGACTGCAAAGTTGCAGGGAAGTTTTTGGACTTTATGGTGATTTGCACACCCAATTATTTGCACTTTGAACACATCGAATTTGCCCTAAACCATGGAATCAATGTTATTTGTGAAAAGCCTTTAGTGCTAGACCCTAGCGAGCTTGATGAAATCCGTAATTTGGAAACAAAATACAATAAACGGGTGTTCAACATCATGCAGCTACGCCTACACCCTAATGTCATTGACCTTAAAAAAAGTGTCCAAGCCACACTTGTAGACGATCCGGATAAAATCTATAACATCTCTTTGACTTATTTGATCTTGCGGGGCAAATGGTATTTTAACTCATGGAAGGGCGATGAGGAGCGCAGCGGTGGGCTGGCTTTAAACCTTTGTATCCATTTCTTAGACATTTTATTAGACATTTTTGGGGAGGTTGTGGATTTTGCGGTGCATGTGCACGAACACGATTGCATCGGTGGGGTTTTGAATTTGAAGCACGCCCATGTATCGTGGTTTCTCTCCATTAATCCGGCAAAATTAGGCTTGCACCGCGACAACTCTTATCGGGCTTTGGTGCTAGAGGGGCAAGAGATCAGTTTTGGCCATGGGTTAGAGAAGGAGAATTTGTATATTAAAAGTTACCAAGAAATCATCAGCGGAAATAGACTAGGATTGGAGGATGTCCGCCCCGCCTTAGAGTTAGCTGATGACATCAGACATGCGAACTTAGCAAACTCAGATGAAGAGTGCCACCCGCTTTGCCATAAAGCCGCTTGTAACCACCACAACTAA
- a CDS encoding BspA family leucine-rich repeat surface protein produces MKTQTHERKYFPKSKEELQKLVENKKIHLAEIDIGDLTDLSRLFYRSERKNFKGLETWDVSKVTNMESMFYKCESFNQPLNDWDVSSVVNMREMFSRCEKFNQPLDKWDVSRVENMREMFSGCWSFNQPLNSWNVSHVVDMLGIFDGCSSFNQPLDKWDVSSGEYGKYVCWVQGFQPTLRQLECF; encoded by the coding sequence TTGAAAACACAAACCCATGAAAGAAAATACTTCCCTAAAAGTAAAGAAGAGCTTCAAAAATTAGTAGAAAATAAAAAGATTCACCTAGCTGAAATCGATATTGGAGATTTGACAGACTTAAGCCGATTGTTTTATCGTTCAGAAAGAAAAAATTTTAAAGGGTTAGAAACTTGGGATGTATCCAAGGTAACAAACATGGAGAGCATGTTTTACAAGTGTGAGAGTTTTAATCAACCGCTTAATGATTGGGATGTGTCTAGTGTAGTGAATATGAGGGAGATGTTTAGTAGGTGTGAAAAGTTTAACCAACCTTTGGATAAATGGGATGTTTCTAGGGTGGAGAATATGCGAGAGATGTTTAGTGGTTGCTGGTCTTTTAATCAACCACTTAATAGTTGGAATGTCTCTCATGTGGTGGATATGCTGGGGATTTTTGATGGTTGCTCGTCTTTCAATCAACCCCTAGATAAGTGGGATGTGTCTAGTGGAGAATATGGGAAGTATGTTTGCTGGGTGCAGGGTTTTCAACCGACCCTTAGACAACTGGAATGTTTCTAG
- a CDS encoding phosphatidylglycerophosphatase A family protein — translation MTPKLLERTLKFLSRECFLTLFYSGKFPKGPGTAGSVVALFLGLPILYLSANTLFLCALLIGLIAIKQIDIYEAQTNSHDDKQIVIDELVGMWMAMAIAGLSWLGVIASFVFFRLFDIYKPSLIGKIDRDVKGGLGVVGDDALAGICGGFCALLLAHLF, via the coding sequence ATGACACCAAAGCTTTTGGAGAGAACTTTGAAATTCTTGAGTCGTGAGTGTTTTTTAACACTTTTTTACTCCGGTAAATTCCCTAAGGGACCGGGCACAGCGGGGAGTGTGGTTGCTCTGTTTTTGGGTCTACCTATCTTGTATTTATCAGCTAACACACTTTTTTTGTGTGCCCTTTTAATTGGGCTTATCGCCATTAAGCAGATTGACATTTATGAAGCCCAAACGAATAGCCATGATGATAAACAAATTGTGATCGATGAATTGGTGGGGATGTGGATGGCGATGGCGATTGCTGGGCTTAGTTGGTTGGGTGTGATTGCTAGTTTTGTGTTTTTCCGCCTCTTTGACATTTACAAGCCCTCTTTGATTGGCAAAATTGATAGAGATGTTAAAGGCGGGCTTGGCGTGGTGGGTGATGATGCTTTAGCGGGGATTTGTGGTGGGTTTTGCGCTTTGTTGCTCGCCCATTTATTTTGA
- a CDS encoding DMT family transporter produces the protein MEIKKGLFYMALGAFSFGLMNALVKITSQYYSPLENVFYRAFFMIVFMGLLYFAKPFRFRAYKKGGGKILAWRMGLGAVAMVLLCYNIYTMPLGTAMAFGQSAPIYAIFIAWLVFKEPLTWRLALAGVLGLLGVLLIANPHTSGLTFGLVLCGVLSALFKAIAYTSLSKLKAYYDSGFVIFVFSLFLCVIGAFGLFLNIPPFATGYHPMRFNGAWWHWDLWLLMGMGFSGTLGQYFLTKAYMCAPAGLVSPIDYTRLLWGTLFGVWLGDPWLGVYEGLGMALVVGAGLLITLGHKNKK, from the coding sequence ATGGAGATCAAAAAAGGCTTGTTTTACATGGCTTTGGGGGCTTTTAGCTTTGGGCTGATGAATGCTCTTGTCAAAATCACGAGCCAGTATTACTCCCCCCTTGAAAATGTTTTTTACCGCGCCTTTTTTATGATTGTTTTTATGGGCTTGCTTTACTTTGCCAAACCCTTTAGATTTAGGGCATATAAAAAGGGTGGGGGTAAAATCCTAGCGTGGCGCATGGGCTTGGGGGCGGTGGCTATGGTGCTTTTGTGCTACAACATTTACACCATGCCCCTAGGCACGGCGATGGCTTTTGGGCAGAGTGCACCCATTTACGCGATTTTCATCGCGTGGTTGGTGTTTAAAGAACCCTTGACTTGGCGTTTGGCTCTAGCGGGGGTGTTGGGGCTTTTGGGCGTGCTTTTAATCGCTAACCCGCACACGAGTGGTTTAACTTTTGGCTTAGTGCTGTGTGGGGTTTTAAGTGCCTTGTTTAAAGCCATTGCTTATACGAGTTTAAGCAAACTAAAAGCCTACTATGACAGCGGATTTGTGATCTTTGTCTTTTCGCTCTTTTTATGCGTGATAGGTGCATTTGGATTATTTTTAAATATCCCCCCCTTTGCTACGGGTTATCACCCTATGCGTTTTAATGGAGCTTGGTGGCATTGGGATTTGTGGCTTTTGATGGGCATGGGCTTTAGTGGGACTTTGGGGCAGTATTTTTTAACGAAGGCATACATGTGCGCCCCAGCTGGACTAGTTTCGCCTATAGATTACACCCGTTTATTGTGGGGAACCCTCTTTGGGGTGTGGCTTGGCGATCCGTGGCTAGGGGTTTATGAAGGGCTTGGCATGGCGCTTGTGGTGGGTGCGGGGCTGTTGATCACGCTAGGGCATAAAAATAAAAAATAG
- the typA gene encoding translational GTPase TypA, protein MQQIRNIAVIAHVDHGKTTLVDGLLTQSGTFGEHDKVDERMMDSNDLERERGITILSKNTAIHYKDTKINIIDTPGHADFGGEVERVLKMVDGVLLLVDAQEGVMPQTKFVVKKALSFGICPIVVVNKIDKPAAEPDRVVDEVFDLFVAMGASDAQLDFPVVYAAARDGYAIKDLNDEKKNLEPLFETIVSHVSAPSGEANNPLQMQIFTLDYDNYVGKIGIVRVFNGQIKKGDMVALCKSDGSKETGRITKLIGFLGLARMEIEQAQAGDIVAIAGFNAMDVGDSVVDPNNPQPLDPMHLEEPTMSVVFAINDSPLAGTEGKHVTANKLKDRLLKEMQTNIAMKCEEMGEGKFKVSGRGELQITVLAENLRREGFEFSISRPEVIVKVQDGVKLEPFEHLVIDTPQDFSGAIIERLGRRKAEMKAMNPMNDGYSRLEFEIPARGLIGYRSEFLTDTKGEGVMNHSFLEFRPFSGGVESRKNGALVSMENGDATAFSLFNIQERGVLFINPQTKVYIGMVIGEHSRDNDLEVNPIKSKHLTNMRASGSDDAIKLTPPRLMALERALEWIEEDELLEITPLNLRIRKKVLDPTARRRVKK, encoded by the coding sequence ATGCAACAGATTAGGAATATCGCTGTCATCGCCCATGTCGACCATGGCAAGACCACTTTAGTGGATGGTTTGCTGACCCAATCGGGGACTTTTGGCGAGCACGACAAGGTCGATGAACGCATGATGGACAGCAACGATTTAGAGAGGGAGAGGGGAATCACAATCCTTTCTAAAAACACCGCAATCCACTACAAGGACACCAAAATCAATATCATAGACACCCCTGGGCACGCCGACTTTGGGGGCGAAGTGGAGCGGGTGTTGAAAATGGTCGATGGGGTGTTGCTCTTAGTGGATGCGCAAGAGGGCGTGATGCCCCAAACCAAATTCGTGGTGAAAAAGGCATTAAGCTTTGGCATTTGCCCCATTGTGGTGGTGAATAAAATCGACAAGCCCGCCGCCGAGCCTGACCGGGTGGTGGATGAAGTCTTTGATTTATTCGTGGCGATGGGGGCTAGCGATGCGCAATTAGACTTCCCCGTGGTCTATGCCGCTGCGCGCGATGGCTACGCCATTAAAGACTTAAACGATGAAAAGAAAAATTTAGAACCGCTGTTTGAAACGATCGTATCGCATGTGAGCGCGCCCAGCGGAGAGGCAAACAACCCCCTACAAATGCAAATTTTCACTTTAGATTACGACAATTATGTCGGAAAAATCGGCATTGTGCGGGTGTTTAACGGGCAGATCAAAAAAGGGGACATGGTCGCCCTTTGTAAGAGCGATGGAAGCAAGGAAACGGGGCGCATTACAAAACTGATCGGCTTTTTAGGCTTAGCCCGCATGGAGATCGAGCAAGCACAAGCGGGCGATATTGTCGCCATTGCCGGCTTTAACGCGATGGATGTGGGCGATAGCGTGGTCGATCCTAACAACCCCCAACCGCTCGATCCCATGCACCTTGAAGAGCCCACCATGAGCGTGGTGTTTGCGATCAACGACTCCCCACTGGCTGGCACTGAGGGCAAGCATGTAACCGCGAACAAACTCAAAGACCGCTTGCTAAAAGAAATGCAAACCAACATTGCCATGAAGTGCGAGGAAATGGGCGAGGGGAAATTTAAAGTGAGCGGACGGGGGGAATTGCAAATCACCGTTTTAGCCGAGAATCTACGCCGTGAGGGCTTTGAGTTTAGCATATCCCGCCCTGAAGTGATCGTTAAGGTGCAAGATGGGGTGAAATTAGAGCCCTTCGAGCATTTGGTGATCGACACCCCCCAAGACTTCAGCGGCGCGATCATTGAAAGATTAGGGCGGCGTAAGGCAGAGATGAAGGCGATGAACCCCATGAATGATGGCTACAGCCGTTTAGAGTTTGAAATCCCGGCTAGAGGGCTTATAGGCTATCGCAGCGAATTTTTAACCGACACGAAGGGCGAGGGCGTGATGAACCACTCATTTCTAGAGTTTCGCCCCTTTAGTGGAGGCGTGGAGTCGCGTAAGAATGGGGCGTTGGTGAGTATGGAGAATGGCGATGCCACCGCCTTTTCGCTTTTCAATATCCAAGAGCGAGGCGTGTTGTTTATCAACCCCCAAACGAAAGTCTATATCGGCATGGTGATCGGCGAGCACAGCCGAGACAATGATTTAGAGGTTAATCCCATTAAATCCAAACACCTAACCAACATGCGTGCCAGTGGGAGCGATGATGCGATCAAGCTCACCCCCCCAAGGCTAATGGCACTAGAGAGGGCGTTAGAGTGGATCGAAGAAGACGAGCTACTAGAAATCACCCCCTTAAACTTACGCATACGCAAAAAAGTTTTAGACCCCACGGCACGCCGCCGTGTCAAAAAATGA
- a CDS encoding BspA family leucine-rich repeat surface protein, translating into MSNVRDMESMFENCVVFNQPLDRWDVSNVEDMCGMFYCCKSFNQSLDHWNACSATDMEWMFAHCIVFNQPLNGWNVSKAENMYRMFYRCVVFNQPLDNWNVSRARNMNGMFKGCIAFNQSLDKWNVSKVWDMREMFDGCIAFNQPLNDWKVSNVRKMGKMFFGCASFDQPLDRWNVSKVWDMQGMFFNCAAFNQALDKWNVSNVTDMGSMFKGCKAFNQPLDKWNVSKVLDMNGMFSGCTSFNQPLDEWDVSGVECMDDMFFGCDSLIY; encoded by the coding sequence GTGTCTAATGTGAGAGATATGGAAAGTATGTTTGAAAATTGCGTGGTCTTCAACCAACCATTAGATAGATGGGATGTATCCAATGTGGAGGATATGTGTGGTATGTTTTATTGTTGCAAAAGTTTTAACCAATCTTTAGATCACTGGAATGCTTGTAGTGCAACAGATATGGAATGGATGTTTGCTCACTGCATAGTTTTTAACCAACCATTAAATGGCTGGAATGTTTCTAAGGCGGAGAACATGTATAGAATGTTCTATCGCTGTGTCGTTTTTAATCAGCCTTTGGATAATTGGAATGTTTCTAGAGCAAGGAATATGAATGGTATGTTCAAAGGGTGCATAGCCTTTAACCAATCTTTGGACAAATGGAATGTCTCCAAGGTGTGGGATATGCGGGAGATGTTTGATGGTTGCATAGCTTTCAATCAACCTTTAAATGACTGGAAGGTGTCCAATGTAAGGAAGATGGGAAAAATGTTTTTTGGTTGTGCATCCTTTGATCAGCCTTTAGACAGGTGGAATGTTTCTAAGGTGTGGGATATGCAAGGGATGTTTTTCAACTGCGCAGCATTCAACCAAGCATTAGATAAATGGAATGTGTCTAATGTAACAGATATGGGTAGTATGTTCAAGGGCTGTAAGGCCTTTAATCAGCCATTAGACAAATGGAATGTTTCAAAGGTGTTGGATATGAATGGCATGTTTTCTGGTTGTACATCCTTCAACCAACCTTTGGATGAGTGGGATGTCTCTGGTGTTGAATGTATGGATGATATGTTTTTTGGTTGTGATAGTCTTATCTACTAA
- a CDS encoding NYN domain-containing protein: protein MKIGPDIASLAIKKQVEKIVLVANDSDFVPAIKFAKREGVIVQLDSLKQHT, encoded by the coding sequence ATGAAGATAGGTCCAGACATTGCCTCTCTTGCCATTAAAAAGCAGGTTGAAAAGATCGTTTTGGTTGCCAATGACAGTGACTTTGTCCCTGCCATCAAATTTGCTAAACGAGAAGGGGTTATTGTTCAGTTGGATTCTTTGAAACAACACACTTGA
- the gatC gene encoding Asp-tRNA(Asn)/Glu-tRNA(Gln) amidotransferase subunit GatC codes for MQIDDTLLEKLATLSMLEIAPGDYESLRGHLKEVLDFVDSLNEMDLGGVQFTNNQQAPLREDKVIHNPQIPKDLLKYAPKTQDGYFIVPKIIEA; via the coding sequence ATGCAAATTGACGACACACTTTTAGAAAAGCTCGCTACGCTTTCTATGCTAGAGATTGCCCCCGGTGACTATGAAAGTCTTAGAGGGCACTTAAAAGAAGTGTTGGACTTCGTGGATAGCTTAAACGAAATGGACTTAGGGGGTGTGCAATTTACAAATAACCAACAAGCCCCCCTAAGAGAAGATAAAGTCATACATAACCCTCAAATCCCTAAGGATTTATTAAAATATGCTCCAAAGACACAGGATGGCTATTTTATTGTGCCTAAAATCATAGAAGCCTAG
- a CDS encoding tetratricopeptide repeat protein, producing the protein MLEEALKYYEKSAKLGDTESYFEMGMIYGQDSPLELRSGDPNRTKALEYYEKSAKLGNAEAYEVLAKIYWNASGVSRDVKRALAYYHKAIDMGSVDAYLELAKICRSGVREREYVGNAEDYYKKAIQIGKTKLGRADICARIARTYLSYCTDKLKDRPKATAYLQRVADLSRGVLGMRASRWLAFSGWRYGDGFVLKWYLKAIELGDTSLYGCVAKMYAEGRGCVQDDKKP; encoded by the coding sequence ATGCTTGAAGAAGCCTTAAAGTATTATGAAAAGAGTGCCAAACTAGGCGATACAGAAAGCTACTTTGAAATGGGCATGATCTATGGGCAGGATTCTCCCCTAGAATTACGGAGTGGAGACCCTAACCGCACCAAAGCTCTAGAATATTATGAAAAAAGCGCAAAACTGGGGAATGCAGAGGCTTATGAAGTGCTGGCTAAGATTTACTGGAATGCTAGTGGGGTGTCTAGGGATGTAAAAAGAGCCTTAGCATACTACCACAAGGCCATTGATATGGGCTCTGTAGATGCTTATTTGGAATTGGCAAAAATATGTCGGAGTGGCGTTCGGGAGCGTGAGTATGTTGGGAATGCTGAAGACTATTATAAAAAAGCCATTCAAATAGGCAAAACCAAGCTAGGAAGGGCAGATATTTGCGCTAGAATCGCTAGAACCTACCTAAGCTATTGCACAGATAAGCTCAAAGACCGCCCTAAGGCCACAGCCTATCTTCAAAGAGTCGCTGATTTATCGAGGGGAGTCTTAGGGATGAGGGCTTCTAGGTGGTTGGCATTTTCAGGCTGGCGCTATGGAGATGGCTTTGTGTTAAAGTGGTATCTCAAGGCGATTGAATTAGGCGATACAAGTCTTTATGGGTGTGTCGCCAAAATGTATGCTGAGGGTCGAGGGTGTGTGCAAGATGATAAAAAGCCCTAG
- a CDS encoding ribonucleoside-diphosphate reductase subunit alpha, protein MEMTATKRTDRTESIDMDKIRQSIQKATEGIEGIDSSELEMEAELYFKDSLSTQDTTQALIRMAVDKIDIDAPNWSFVAARLFLEDLYEKVSGFQGYLPLKKYLELGESKGRIVRGFKEKFDLDLLDKAIEKKRDLQFNYLGIKTLHDRYLLKDEHNHPIELPQHMFMAIAMFLAQNEENPNEKALEFYGVLSRFEMMCATPTLANARTPNHQLSSCYVGSTPDNIEGIFDSYKDMALLSKYGGGIGWDFSQVRCLGSYIDGHKSASAGVIPFLKIVNDVAIAVDQLGTRKGAISVYLEIWHMDVLEFIDLRKNSGDERRRAHDLFPALWICDLFMERVEKDEIWTLFDPYACKDLTECYGDKFKEKYLAYEQNPHISKEKVNARTLWKKILTNYFESGLPFLGFKDNANHANPNGHAGLIRSSNLCTEIYQNTSSSHYKMQVDFKNGDRAYFEEEAIVCTDAGISKRANKLTSNDSINGQQIFMATKVPEEGTLAVCNLASLNLSKINTPADIERVVPIAVRMLDNVIDLNFYPTAKAKKTNLKSRAIGLGVMGEAQMLAQAQIAWGSSEHAAKIDALMEKISYETIKASSALAKERGSYANFKDSAWSKGIFPIDKAKQEALELSPHKSACDWASLKAQVQEQGLRNGYLMAVAPTSSISILVGTTQTIEPIYQKKWFEENLSGMIPVVVPNLSLDTWNYYTSAYDINPKDIVRLAAVRQKWIDQGQSLNLFLRPDKANGKLLHEIYHLAWKLGLKSTYYLRTQSPHLEDKSIFDRSIECHHCQ, encoded by the coding sequence ATGGAAATGACAGCAACTAAACGCACGGATCGCACCGAATCGATAGACATGGACAAGATACGCCAAAGCATACAAAAAGCCACAGAGGGCATAGAGGGGATCGACTCTAGTGAGCTAGAAATGGAGGCAGAACTTTACTTTAAGGACAGCTTAAGCACGCAAGATACAACGCAAGCCCTAATCCGCATGGCGGTGGATAAGATCGACATTGACGCGCCTAACTGGAGCTTTGTCGCCGCTAGGCTGTTCTTAGAGGATTTATACGAAAAGGTGAGCGGGTTTCAAGGCTACTTGCCCCTTAAAAAATATTTGGAGCTGGGTGAGAGTAAGGGGCGGATTGTCCGGGGCTTTAAAGAAAAGTTTGATTTGGACTTGCTAGACAAGGCGATCGAGAAAAAACGCGACCTGCAATTCAACTATTTAGGCATTAAAACCTTGCACGATCGCTATTTACTCAAAGACGAGCACAACCACCCGATCGAATTGCCCCAGCACATGTTCATGGCAATCGCCATGTTCTTGGCACAAAATGAAGAAAACCCCAATGAAAAAGCCCTAGAGTTTTACGGGGTTTTAAGCCGCTTTGAAATGATGTGTGCCACGCCTACGCTTGCCAACGCTCGCACCCCCAACCACCAATTAAGCTCTTGCTATGTGGGCTCGACCCCTGATAACATTGAGGGAATTTTTGACAGCTATAAAGACATGGCTTTGCTCTCTAAATACGGCGGAGGGATCGGGTGGGACTTTAGCCAAGTGCGTTGTTTAGGCAGCTACATTGACGGGCATAAAAGTGCCAGTGCAGGCGTGATCCCTTTCTTAAAGATCGTCAATGATGTGGCGATCGCTGTGGATCAACTCGGCACAAGAAAAGGGGCGATCTCTGTGTATTTAGAGATTTGGCACATGGATGTTTTGGAGTTCATAGACTTACGCAAAAACAGCGGAGATGAACGCCGCCGCGCGCACGATCTCTTCCCCGCCCTATGGATTTGCGACTTATTCATGGAGAGGGTAGAAAAGGACGAAATTTGGACTCTCTTTGACCCCTATGCGTGCAAGGATTTGACCGAGTGCTATGGGGACAAATTTAAAGAAAAATACCTCGCCTACGAGCAAAACCCCCATATCAGCAAAGAAAAAGTCAATGCACGCACACTTTGGAAAAAGATTTTAACCAACTACTTTGAAAGCGGTTTGCCCTTTTTAGGCTTTAAGGACAACGCCAATCACGCCAACCCAAACGGCCACGCTGGGCTCATCCGCTCGTCTAATCTTTGCACCGAGATTTACCAAAACACCAGCTCCAGCCACTACAAAATGCAAGTGGATTTTAAAAATGGCGATAGAGCGTATTTTGAAGAAGAGGCGATTGTTTGCACCGATGCAGGCATTAGCAAAAGGGCAAACAAACTCACCAGCAACGACTCGATCAACGGGCAACAAATTTTCATGGCGACTAAAGTGCCCGAAGAAGGCACGCTTGCGGTGTGTAATTTAGCTAGCTTAAATTTAAGCAAAATCAACACCCCAGCAGACATTGAGCGGGTTGTGCCTATTGCCGTGCGTATGCTGGATAATGTGATCGATTTGAACTTCTACCCCACCGCTAAAGCCAAAAAAACCAATCTAAAAAGCCGGGCTATCGGGCTTGGCGTGATGGGCGAGGCGCAAATGCTCGCCCAAGCCCAAATTGCGTGGGGGAGCAGTGAACACGCTGCTAAAATAGACGCTTTAATGGAGAAAATTAGCTACGAAACGATCAAAGCGAGCAGTGCGCTAGCCAAAGAGCGTGGATCTTATGCAAACTTTAAAGACTCGGCGTGGAGCAAGGGCATTTTCCCCATTGACAAGGCCAAACAAGAAGCCCTAGAGTTGAGCCCCCACAAGAGTGCTTGCGATTGGGCGAGCTTGAAGGCACAGGTGCAAGAGCAGGGCTTGAGAAATGGCTATTTAATGGCGGTTGCGCCCACCAGCTCGATCTCCATTCTAGTGGGCACGACCCAAACCATTGAGCCCATTTATCAAAAGAAATGGTTTGAAGAGAACTTAAGCGGGATGATCCCCGTGGTCGTGCCTAACTTGAGCCTTGATACCTGGAACTACTACACCTCGGCTTACGACATTAACCCTAAGGACATTGTGCGCCTTGCTGCCGTGCGCCAAAAGTGGATCGACCAAGGGCAGAGTTTGAATCTCTTTTTACGCCCCGATAAAGCCAATGGCAAGCTTTTGCACGAAATCTACCACCTAGCGTGGAAGCTGGGTTTAAAATCCACTTACTACCTACGCACCCAAAGCCCCCACCTAGAGGACAAAAGCATCTTTGATCGCTCCATTGAATGCCACCATTGCCAATAA
- a CDS encoding SEL1-like repeat protein, translating into MYEKGLGVAPDLLKAFEYLKKSCDPWGN; encoded by the coding sequence ATGTATGAGAAGGGTTTGGGCGTTGCACCTGACCTTTTAAAGGCGTTTGAATACCTTAAAAAATCTTGCGATCCGTGGGGAAATTAA